GGACTCGATTGCGTTCACCTCCGGAGAGATCCTTTACTTTTTTCTGCTGATCGGTTCCAGCAAAGTTGAAGCGGGCACAGTAGCCGCGGGCGTTGACTTCCGCCTTGCCGAGCTTGATCGTGTCCTGTCCGTCAGAAATCACGTCGTACACGGACTTAGTGGGGTCGAGGCTCCGGTCCTGATCGACATAGCCCAGCTTCACTGTCTCGCCGACCTTGATCGACCCGGCATCCGGCTTTTCCTTGCCGATGATCATCTTGAACATTGTCGTCTTGCCTGCACCGTTCGGTCCGACCACGCCGACGATACCCCCCTTCGGCAGATTGAAATTCACGTTCTCATAAAGCACGTTATCGCCGAAGGCTTTGCTGATCCCGTTGGCTTCAATGACGACATCGCCGAGCCGCGGTCCTGGCGGAATATAGATTTCCAGATCATCCGCCACCTGGTCCTGTTTCTGATTGACGAGTTCCTCATAGCGGTTCAATCGCGCCTTGCCCTTCGATTGCCGGGCCTTCGGCGACATGCGGATCCATTCCAACTCATGTTCCAACGTCTTCTTTCTTTTCGACTCGGCCTTTTCCTCTTTTTCCAGTCGGTCCTTCTTCTGTTCCAACCATGAACTGTAATTGCCTTGGAACGGAATCCCGTGACCTCGGTCCAATTCCAAAATCCATCCCGCCACATTGTCCAGAAAGTACCGGTCGTGAGTCACGGCAATGACGGTGCCCTTGTACTGCTGCAGATGCTGTTCAAGCCACTGAACCGATTCGGCATCAAGGTGGTTTGTCGGCTCGTCGAGCAAGAGAATATCCGGCTCTTGAATCATCAGCCGGCAGAGCGCCACCCGGCGTTTTTCACCGCCCGACAGCGTTCCCACCTTCTGATCTGCAGGCGGACAGCGCAACGCATCCATGGCAAGATCGAGCTGGTTCTCCAGTTCCCATCCATTGGCGGCTTCAATCTTCTCTTGGAGCTGCGCCTGCTTGTCGAGCAGCTTTTCCATTTCATCGGGGCCAACTTCACCGATCTTATTGCTGACGGCCTCATATTCGTGCATCAATGCGACCAGTTCGGCTTTTCCCTCTTCAACCACTTCCTTGACCGTCTTGTTTGGATCAAGCTGCGGTTCCTGTTCCAGCAAACCCACGCTGTAGCCTTTGGATCTCGTAATTTCACCGGTGTAATTTGGATCGACGCCTGCAATGATCTTGAGCAGCGAGCTCTTGCCCGAACCGTTCAAGCCCAGCACGCCAATCTTGGCGCCATAGTAGAAGCCGAGGTAGATCTCGCGCAGCACTTGCCGCTTCGGCGGATAGACTTTCCCAACATTGACGAGTGAAAAAATAACCTGCTTATCGTTCGTGGCCATACGTTCCCCTATCGAGTTAGTGATCTACGACTGCGCTGAACGGCACGCTCTCCTCCAGGAATCAGTGCAAAAGCCAATTATAGTGAATGCAGGATTGGGAGTCCGGCCTTCACCTGATCAGCCAAACCAGCAAGGCTCGCTCTCACTTCTAATTCGTTGCGCACTGGTGCGGGAAACGCCACCCGCCCTCCTTGCATCCGGTCAGGAGTGGTGAACCGAAGATGAAACCCGAGACGATCTAATGCGGTCACCGTCGCCTGCTTCGCCTCCACATGGCCTAACGTACGTGCCAGCACCAACAACGTCTCCGCTTGCTGGGTATTGAGCTCGCGAATTAGGTTCGAGGCTTCGTCCGCAAGAGGGTCCACAGATGCCGCGACATAGTCAGCCGGTGTCACCCAGCCCATCGACCCAAATCCTCCCACAAAGTACATCTCCGTGATAGCCATGCGGAAAAACCCAAAATCTTGGTAGTCCACCCAGTAGGAGGCGTTGGCATGACGATTCAGATAGCAGGCGCGAACCTCGGCGCTCTCCTCTTTCGGCACCTTGGTCACGGAGCCCATCACCGTCACCCTGGCCACCCCAAGTGGGTCAACTCTACTCTCAGGTGGAGTCACCAGTAAGCTGGCACGTGGATCACCCAGGAGGTTTTGCGTATGCATCGCCATTGTGCTGATCAGGAAGACCGGTTGCCCTTGGGCATCCAACCCGTACGGCATCACCGACCCGAATGGCCAGCCTGGCTGCTTACGTGAGAGCGTCGAGAGACTGCCTGTTTGCTGCAACCACACCAGCGTCTTGGCTCTCTCAGCATGGGAAGGCTCCGGAACCTCAGGACCATCTGAATCCGGCCCGCTGTTATGTTGTCGTGATGAGGACATGAAATGATCGTGCGTCGGTACTCAATGAATTGTGGGACACCTTACCCTGGATCTGTTGGACATTTCCACTGAGAGGGAGATGAAACCAATTACCCCGCTCTTGGTCAAAGCTATGGATGCCTTCAAGAGCAGCCTTAACCTAGCCAGACCAAAGCATGACTCGCAGATGATGGACCAGCACCCAACACAACTTTAGCAACGCCGAGTAATCAAAGCCGATACGCTAGCGGTGAGGCTGACACCCGTATCCTCGCCGAGCCTATCATCGCCTGTCGCTGGATCTTAGGGCCTACACGAAGGATCGGGTTCAATACGGTTGTGGGAGTGCAGCCACTACTCGCTCGCTCGAAGGTTGTGAGCATTTGAGATGTTTTGGCCTTGAGAACCATCCGTCGCCGACGTTTCAATTTTCGATTATAATCCTGCTTTCTCGCTTTCCCACTTACGATTGGTTACCTGATGCAGGAAACCATCTCAGTCCAGTGTTGCATTGCTGGTGGAGGACCAGCCGGGATGATGCTTGGCCTGTTGATGGCCCGGGCCGGTGTCTCGGTGCTCGTGCTCGAGAAACATGCCGATTTTCTGCGTGATTTTCGTGGCGACACCTTGCATCCCTCGACATTGGAGATCATGCACGAGCTGGGAATGCTCGAACGATTCCTTCTCTTGCCTCACCAAAAAGTATCTCGGATCAATGCACGGTTTGGGGATCTGGAGTTTACGGTGGCAGACTTCTCTCATCTGCCGACCCGATGCCGTTACGTCGCCTTCATGCCGCAGTGGGACTTCCTCAACTTTCTCGTCGAAGAAGGAAACCGGCACCCCACTTTTCAGGTGCGTATGAGTACGGAGGTGACGGACTTGATCGAGCATGAAGGCTCCTTCGTCGGGCTTCGTGCCGAAACACCAAATGGGCCGCTGGATGTTCGGGCTGCACTCGTCGTGGGGGCCGACGGTCGTCACTCAATCGTTCGCACGTGTGCGGGACTCTCGGTTGAAGAATTCGGTGCTCCGATGGACGTGCTCTGGTTCCGATTGTCACGCAAGCCCAGCGATCCAGTCGATCCGATGGGACGGTTCGATGCCGGTCGACTTTTTATCATGCTGAACCGAGGGGATTACTGGCAATGCGGCTTCGTCATTGCCAAAGGGTCGCTTGGTGAGATTCGAGCACAAGGCCTCCCGCTGTTCCGCGAGAGCGTTGCGAAGCTGGCCCCATTTGCCGCAGACCACATTCACGAGCTACAAGATTGGGAACTGGTCAAACTGCTGACTGTCCAAGTCGATCGGCTGCGTCAATGGTACAAACCAGGACTGATCTGCATTGGGGACGCGGCCCACGCCATGTCGCCGGTTGGGGGCGTGGGCATCAACTTGGCGATTCAGGACGCGGTGGCAACAGCCAATCTGTTATGGCAACCGTTGCGCGACGGGCGAGTAACCGAAGCGGATCTGGCCAAAGTGCAAGCGCGACGCGCCTGGCCGACCGAAGTGACGCAACGGATCCAACTCATCGTCCAAAATCGTGTCATTAGCCGAGTGCTCACTCGCGACAGTCCGCTGGTACCTCCCTTTGCCCTACGACTGCTGGCGCGCTTTCCGTTTCTTCGCCGTATCCCTGCCAGAATGATCGGGCTGGGAGTCCGCGGCCTGAACTGTGTTGCAGATCGCCAGTCCGCTGATTCCGACAACCGACGTCGTCTCGTCGAGATTCTTCCAGGCCAGAGCTCGGCATCTAGCGCTCGATATGAATGGCACAGACATCCACCGGTGCTGCACCCGGCTGCCGCATTCATTGACAACATCACTAAGGCGCTAGTATCCTCTCCAACGTGAAGGCCGTTGTGCTTGTTCGCTCGAGGATCATCTACTCTGCGACGGAAATGCCGGTTAGAATTTCACCGGTGCATGGCAGATTCCTTCGCCGGTGGCAGAATGCCAACGATCGCATTCTATGGGTTCTGACTAAAATGTTCTTGAAGACCTGCGCACCTCATTACGATACCGATATGCCGGTCACAGCGGCGATCATTCGCCACTACGATGGAAAGGAACGCTCCTATGTCGCGTTGGGCTTGAGATCCGGATGAGCACTGCCGATCAAAGCGACTCCCAAGCCGATATCGCCGTGGTAGGAAGCCCGCATGAAGAACCGTGGATAAACATTAGAAGATCTCGGACTCTCTGTGCAATTTGCCACGGGCGACCTTTGAGGTCCGTTTACGATCCCGAAAATCTCACCGGTGTCTTGCCCCTAAGAATCAACGTTCTTCTACCAGGTGCTCCTGATCATGGTGCGATTGCACGGCTAAGCGCATGGATTTGCGCCAGATGCGATGGATCGGGGACCAGGAAAGGTGTGGCGCTACGCAGCCCGAATTCGCGCACCGCGATGGCAAGCCTCATGTCGCACGGCGACATCACCGCCCTCCTCGCGGCCGGACTGCTGATCCGCACACAAGGTGGTGGCGTGGAGTTTCCCTTTGAGGCCGTCAAGGTCGAGTTTGTGCTCCAGGCTGCATGACGACAAATTCGAATTGGCCGCGGTTTAGATCCCCAACTCTTCCGACAGCCGCACTTCCGTCTCGTCGAGAATGTCTTCCAGGCAGGTAAAACAGGAGAAGGGAAAGCGATCGATAGGGATGGCACAGACTTCGCCGATCGGCGATTCGTCCAGCGCCGGACCGCCGCATTCCTTGTGAATCAACACCAGCATCAGGCCTCCCTCACGACTATGCGACGGAACAACGCAAGGTGTTCGGGACTGCTCAACCGATGGTCACCAGGAATGAGCCGTAGATCGAGCGGATAGGACGGGAACCGTCGCAACAGTTCATTGGCGAATTGTTTGCTACCTTCCGGTGAAATCACACCATCGTCTTGCCCGTGGAGAATCGTCGTCTTCACCTGACGGACAATGTCAAAGCTCTTGGCCCAATAGGCTTCGCTTTCCTCGACCCATTTCCACGACAACAGCCAATCCTTGTGCAACGGATCATCGTCCCATGGCATCCATCCGGCGGTATGCCAATCGTGGAGTCGGTCCTTGGAAATGGTCTTGGCCCGCTCGCCCATCATGTTGAACGCCGGTGCAACCAGCACAAGCTCTTCCACGTTCGGGAACTCCTGCGCTATCAGCCAAGCGATCCAACTACCGAGGGAGTTGCCGACAATGGTCACGGGCGGCCCAGATTTCATGGGTTCCAGAACGCCCCTGGCATCGGCGATCCAATCAGAGAGGGTATAGTCCGTGAACTGTCCCTCCGAGTCGCCGAAGCCACGCACGTCGTAACAACAGAACCCCCATCCCTTTTCCTCACACCATTCCGCCAAGGCCTTGCTCTTGTTGCCCCATCGCTTAGACAGAAACCCGGTGATGAAGAGGATGTGCCGCGATGTTCCCTCAGCTCGATCACCTTTGAGGTGTTGTCCATCTGCGCCAATAAGCTCGAATGGTTGCGCTTTCATACGCTAAGTCTTTTCATCAGAAATGTGCTCAGTCCTCGCAGCACCGTCTCGGGAATCTCATGCTCACCTCGGAAACTGTGCCACTCGGTACCAAGACCCGACTGCATCAGCGCATCACGAAGACGCTCGGCCCCAATGTGGGGGAGGATGTCATCATGCAGACCGTGGCTTTGAAAAACGGACAGCCCCCTACGCTTCGCCATGAGTGGAGCCCAGACTTCCTTGGCGAGGAGATTCCCGGAAAGCTGAACCAATCCGGCAAACGGATAGTCGGTATGGAGCACAACGTCGCAGGTGAGCATCGCGCCCTGTGAAAATCCACCGATGACCATGCTCTTGTAGTCGACAGGAAACTGCCCTGGAAGCTCCTTGAGAAATGTGAGCATGCGCTCACGTGCTAAGGCCAGCCCCTGCGGAACCTCTACCGACAGATCACGAATGCGGCCTGCCTCGCGATCGGCCTGGATACGAGCAAAGTCGATGATCCACCATGCGCGCGAGTCGCCAAGACCCATATTCAGCGAAAGCGGTGCCTCGGGAAACAGCCATCTGGTTCCTCTGGGTACATCCATCACGTCCGCAAGCGGCACCAGATCGTCGCCCGGTGCGCCGAACCCATGGAGCAGCATGACAATGGGACCATCACCTTCGCCACAGCCGTCCGCCCCCCCGACGAGTCTGACTTTTAGCCCACCAAGCACGAGTTCTTTCATGGTCGTTCGCTCGCCCTCATGATGAACAGCTGACAGCCAGGTGCTTGCCCCAGTTCGGTGGAGGCAGGGCGTAGGCTTCCATGCCAGGCTGATCGGTGAACGGGTCTTGGAGTAGCGTGAAGAGCCGGTCGATTTCGGAGAAATCTTTCTGTTGCGCCTTTTCAATCGCCGTGTGAGCCAGATAATTCCGCAGCACATACTTTGGGTTCACGCGATCCATACGGCTGTGCCGTTCGTCGTCACGGCTGTCTTCGCACGTAAGCCGATTACGATAGCGCATCCCCCATTCGTTAAACCGGGCTCTATCGAGAAAGTGATCGCGCAGGTTCTCGTTCGACGCCCCTTCGACCGACGAAAAGGCGCCGAGTTCTCGAAAGACGATCGTGTAATCCGACTGGTTGCCTTGGAGCAAGGCCAGAAAGTCGCGAATGAGTGCTTCATCCTCCGACTTCTCTTCCACCAGGCCAAATTTCTTTCGCATACGCGCGAGATACTCCCGTTCAAATTGCGGGGTATAGGCATCAAGGCCTGCCTTCAGCGCCTCCTTTTCCGCCAAGGGCAACAGGGCTTGAGCCAGACAGCTCAAGTTCCACAGCCCGATGTAGGGTTGCTGATCGAAGGCATAGCGGCCGTTGTGGTCGGAGTGATTGCAGATGAAACCCGCGTCATAGTCATCCAGAAACCCATAGGGTCCATAATCCAGCGTAAGCCCAAGGATCGACATGTTGTCCGTATTCATGACCCCGTGCGCCCATCCGACTGCCTGCCATTGGGCGATTAACTTGGCTGTGCGCTCGACGACTTCGGTAAAGAACCGGGCATATTGCGCGTCGGCATCGCGGAGATGAGGGAAATGTTGCGCGATCACGTAGTCGGCCAAGGTTTTGAGATGCTCATGCTGCTTTCGATAATAAAAGACCTCGAACGTCCCAAAGCGAACATGCGAGGGCGCCATGCGGACCAGCATCGCACCGGTTTCTGGTTGCTCCCGGTACACCTTCTCATCGCTCCCGACCAGACAGAGTGCCTGTGTCGTAGGAATCCCGAGACCCTGCATCGCGGCACAGCAGAGATACTCACGGATCGTCGACCGCAACACCGCCCGGCCGTCTCCGTCCCGTGAGAAGGGAGTCAGCCCCGCTCCCTTCAGATGCAAATCCCACCGCTCACCTCGAACGTTCGTCGCTTCGCCGAGGAGAATCGCCCGCCCATCACCAAGCTGTGGCACATAGACGCCGAATTGATGGCCGGAATAGAGCATCGCGAGAGGATCCATGCCGGGAGCCAAGGCCTTGCCGCCGAAGACACCCGCGAATTCCGGTCGCTCAAATTGCTCCGGGTCCAGATCAATCAACTCGGCGGCTACCGAATTGGTATGGACCAGATAGGGTGGAGCCGCGAACGGCGTGGGATTCAGTTTCGCATAAAACGTCTGAGGAAGACGAGCATAGGTATTGTCGAAGGTCAGCATTTCCAAGCTGCGTTGCGGCATGGCTCTGTGTACCATGCCGTTCTCGGATTTCTCTACTTGCGCGTCTTTATGGCGAATGGGGCCTTTCTGATCCAAGGCACTCCCCTGTCAAGCTACCTGAAATTCTTCTCAATAGTTAGGCTTGACAGCAGGAGGTCCAAACAGTTGTACTATGGACCTTTCGCCCTATGGTTTCTCACCGCTTAGCTTATTATGTGGCGACGCTCATGATCGACGAAAAGGCACCGCGCATCCGGCAGCGTACACAATCCATCACCCTGTAACAATAGTGAGTGAATCCATCACGACAGCGTGACTGTCATCACAACGGCTATGATTATTAGGATTAAGAAGGGACTGGATTTGCCGATCACCGGGAAACCGGAGCAGCGTGTCCATGTCGCGAAACCTATCCGCCACGTGGGTGCGTTCGGCGTGGACCATATCGATCTCAAACCGGCCATGCTGGTCGCCGAAGGCGACAAGGTGAAGCTCGGCCAAGCGCTGTTCGAGCACAAGAAGTTACCCGGCGTACGCATCACGGCTCCGGGTGCCGGGGTGGTCAAGGCGATCCATCGTGGAGCGCAACGCCTGCTCCAATCAGTCGTGATCCGGCTCGACGAAACGGAAGACGAGGAGACATTTGCGGCCTACCCTGCCGACCAACTGTCTAGCTTGACGGATACGCAGGTGGTAGCCAATCTTCTGGCATCAGGTCTGTGGGTGGCCTTACGCACGCGTCCCTATAGCAGGATCCCCGACCCAACCACCCGTCCGGCTGCCATCTTCGTGACGGCGATGGACACCAACCCGCTGGCCGCCGATCCTGTTCCGATTATGGCGGCAGAGGCTGAGTCCTTCGGCCATGGCCTGACAGTGCTCTCGCGCCTTGGCAGGATGCCGATTTGGGTGTGCACGTCACCCGGAGCCGACCTACCGTTGCCACAGGGGGTAGACCACATACGCCAGGCGAGTTTCGAAGGCCCCCACCCAGCCGGTCTGCCGGGGACGCATATTCATTTTCTAGAACCGGTCGACGGCAGTACGGTTGTGTGGCACCTGAACTACCAAGAGGTGATCGCGATCGGCAAGCTCTTTACCAGCGGCCGGTTATGGACCAGGCGCATCGTCGCACTCGGTGGGCCACAAGTCACACAGCCACGACTGTTACAGACCAGGCTGGGCGCCTGTCTCGAGGAGTTGGTCGAGGACGAGCTTCACGCCGGTGAGAGCCGCATCATCTCCGGCTCGATCTTGTCGGGACGCCATGCAGCCGACTGGTCGTCCTATCTGGGGCGCCATCACCTTCAGATATCCGTGATTCCGGAAGGGGTGGAACGAACGTTCATGGGCTGGTTTGCACCGGGGCGGAGAATGTTTTCCCAGAGCAACGTCATGCTATCGAGTCTCTTCCGTTACCGCAGGGAGGAGTTTGGGTTGAACACCGGGCTGAATGGAAGTTTGCGCGCGATGGTGCCATTCGGTAACTTTGAGGATGTCATGCCTCTGGACATCCTGCCAACGCAGCTCCTGCGCTACCTGATGGTGGGTGATACCGACATGGCGCAAAAACTGGGCTGCATGGAATTGGACGAGGAAGACCTCGCATTATGCTCCTTCGTGTGCGTGGGCAAGAACGACTACGGCCCGGTGCTGCGGAACGTACTGAGCCAGATTGAGAGAGAAGGCTAAGGGCAGGCATGAAACGCTATCTTGATCGTCTCAGACCCCTGTTTGCCAAGGGCGGCCGGTATGAAAAGTACTACCCCATCTTCGAGATGGTCGATGTGTTTTTGTATTCAACTCCGGAAACTACGCATAACGCGCCTCATGTGCGGGACGGAATCGATCTCAAACGGTTGATGATGTACGTGGTGGTGGCGCTGATTCCCTGCATCCTCTGGAGCTGGTTCAACACCGGCTATCAAGCCAACCTGGCACTCGCAACAATGGGCGTGGCGAAGGTTGGCTGGCGTTATGATCTCCTGACGGCTCTCAATCTCGGGTCAGATGCAAGCAGCATTCTGGACAATACGGTACATGGGTTCTTGTATTTTCTGCCGATCTATCTGACGACCTTGCTCGTCGGTGGGATATGGGAAGTGGTCTTTTCGACGGTGCGTCGGAAAGAGATCAACGAAGGGTTCCTGGTCACCTCCATGCTTTTCACGCTGACCCTGCCACCCGATATGCCGCTCTGGATGGTCGCCATCGGGATTAGCTTCGGCGTGGTGCTCGGGAAGGAAATCTTCGGTGGGACCGGCAAGAATTTCCTCAACCCCGCCCTGACCGCACGAGCGTTTCTGTTTTTCGCCTATCCTGCCGAAATATCTGGTGACCGGGTGTGGGTGGCGGTAGATGGCTATTCCGGTGCCACCGCGCTCAGTCTTGGGAAAGTCGGCGGCGTAGAGGGGATCACCAGCGGAGGCATGAGCTGGTGGAATGCCTTTATCGGTCTGATGCCGGGATCCATGGGGGAGACCTCTACCCTTGCCTGTCTGCTTGGTGCGGCGTTCCTGATCTATACTCGAGTAGGCTCCTGGCGCATTATCTTTGGGGGCTTTCTGGGAATGGTCGGGGCCTCACTCCTGTTCAATCTGGTCGGCAGCGACACCAACCCCATGGTGGCGATGCCCTGGTACTGGCATCTAGTTCTGGGCGGGTTTGCCTTCGGCATGGTCTTCATGGCCACCGACCCGGTGTCAGCCGCCATGACGAGTACCGGACGCTGGGTTTTCGGCCTCCTGATCGGGGCCATGACCGTGCTGATCCGTGTGGCAAACCCGGCGTTTCCTGAAGGAGTGATGCTCACGATTTTGTTTGCGAATGTGTTCGCGCCTTTGATCGATTATTCGGTCATCCAGCTCAACATCCGACGGAGGCTACGTCGTCATGTCCGCGCCTGAACCAGATTCCGCTGCATCCGCTCCGTCAGGTGAGAGTGCGAGCAGGACGCTGCTGGTCACCTTTGTGGTCTGTCTGGTCTGTTCAGTGGTGGTCGCCGGCGCGGCCGTGCTCCTTCGACCGATTCAGGATGCGAATCAGAAGGCCGACCTCATTCGGAATGTGATCGCGGTTTCCGGTCTCCTCACGGAGGGGCTAACGGAAGAACAAGCACTGCAACGGATTGACGCGCGCATGATCGAATTGGCAACCGGTGATGAGGTGCAGGGGATCGATCCCGACACCTTTAGTATTGCCAAGGCCGGAAAGGACCCCGAGATATCCACTGCACTCACCCGCAAAGAAGATGTGGCGCAGATCAGGCGTGAACCCCGCTATCTGCCGATCTATCGAATTGTCGGTGACAACGGCGACTTGAAGAGACTCATTCTGCCGGTGTACGGCTACGGACTCTGGTCCACGATGTACGGGTTTCTTGCGCTTGAGGCGGATCTGCGCACGGTGCAGGGCCTCCGCTTTTATCAGCATGCCGAGACCCCTGGGCTCGGAGGAGAGGTCGACAATCCCAAGTGGCGGGCACAATGGACGGGCAAAGTCCTATTTGACGATCAATGGAAGGTGCAGGTTGAAGTCACGAAGGTGGAGATTGACAGTTCCACCCCCGAAGCGCAACATCAAGTCGACGCCCTCGCCGGCGCCACTATCACCTCACGAGGGGTGGAAAACTTATTGAAATTCTGGCTGAGCGACAAAGGATATGGGCCGTACCTTGCCCATTTGCGACACGAAAGGAGCTGACTCTCATGTCGTACGAACATCGCAAAATTCTTTTTGAGCCGATCGTCGACAATAACCCGGTTATTTTACAAGTCTTAGGGATTTGTTCGGCATTGGCCGTGACGACGAAGCTCTCTACCACGGTCACGATGTGCATCGCACTGACCGTCGTCACCGCCCTCTCCAATGCCGCCATTAGTGTGATCCGTAATCATATCCCGAGCAGCATCCGCATCATCGTGCAGATGACCATTATTTCGTCGCTGGTCATCGTGACCGATCAGTTCCTCAAAGCCTATGCATTTACCATCAGCAAGGAGCTGTCGGTCTTCGTCGGGTTGATTATCACCAATTGTATCGTCATGGGACGCGCAGAAGCCTATGCGATGAAGCATCCACCGCTTCCGAGCTTCCTTGATGGCCTCGGTAACGGCCTCGGCTATAGCGCACTGTTACTCGTCATCGGGGCGATACGCGAACTCTTCGGGTCCGGTTCTCTGTTCGGGTATCCGATCCTCCCTCTCGATCGGGATGGAGGGTGGTATGTGCCGAACGGCTTGCTGCTTCTTCCTCCGAGTGCGTTTTTCTTGATCGGCATGATCATTTGGGTGGTGCGCTCCTGGAAGCCTGCACAGGTCGAGCAACCTGAATTCCGGATCTATCACGCGCATCGTCCAGAGGTGGCCTCATGACTGAGCTCATCAATCTGTTTATCAAAGCGGTCTTCGTCGAGAATCTTGCGCTGACGTTTTTCCTCGGCATGTGCACGTTTCTGGCCGTCTCGAAACAAATCGCTACCGCGCTCGGACTCGGCATTGCTGTGGTCGTCGTTCAAACCCTGACCGTCCCGATCAATAATGTCATCTACCAGTTTCTGATCCGTGATGGAGCCCTGGAATGGGCGGGGCTCTCTGAGATGAATCTGAATTTCCTCGGGCTCATCAGCTATATCAGCGTCATTGCGGCGGTCGTACAGGTACTCGAAATGTTTCTCGACCGGCACGTCCCGTCACTGTACAACTCGCTGGGGATCTTTTTGCCGCTGATTACCGTCAACTGCGCCATTCTCGGAGGCAGTCTGTTCATGGTGGAACGTGACTATTCTTTTAGCGAGAGCGTGACCTATGGTGTCGGTTCTGGTGTCGGGTGGGCGCTCGCGATCGTGGCGATGGCAGGGGTGCGGGAGAAGCTCAAGTATTCCGATATCCCCGCTGGCCTGCAGGGGCTGGGCGTCGCCTTCATCACCGCGGGGTTGATGGCTCTCGGGTTCATGGCTTTTTCTGGAATTCAACTCTAACAGGCTTGAAAAGCTGATTTGAACTTCCCGGGCCATGGCAAATAGCGATATGCGAAACGACACCAACTATCCATGCGGAAGGCTCAAAATGGCCGTCCAGCGAGGCCGCAGCGAGCGAAGAGGCGAATCATACGCTGTGCCGTACGTTGAGCCTCTGAGCGACGCGAGAACACTGCTGGCTGACTTTTTCAGCATCCCGCTGAGTCTGATGAGGGGCCGCGCATGATCGAGATCCTACTCGGAGTCGGATTTTTTACAGGAATCGTC
The sequence above is drawn from the Nitrospira sp. genome and encodes:
- a CDS encoding FAD-dependent oxidoreductase, encoding MQETISVQCCIAGGGPAGMMLGLLMARAGVSVLVLEKHADFLRDFRGDTLHPSTLEIMHELGMLERFLLLPHQKVSRINARFGDLEFTVADFSHLPTRCRYVAFMPQWDFLNFLVEEGNRHPTFQVRMSTEVTDLIEHEGSFVGLRAETPNGPLDVRAALVVGADGRHSIVRTCAGLSVEEFGAPMDVLWFRLSRKPSDPVDPMGRFDAGRLFIMLNRGDYWQCGFVIAKGSLGEIRAQGLPLFRESVAKLAPFAADHIHELQDWELVKLLTVQVDRLRQWYKPGLICIGDAAHAMSPVGGVGINLAIQDAVATANLLWQPLRDGRVTEADLAKVQARRAWPTEVTQRIQLIVQNRVISRVLTRDSPLVPPFALRLLARFPFLRRIPARMIGLGVRGLNCVADRQSADSDNRRRLVEILPGQSSASSARYEWHRHPPVLHPAAAFIDNITKALVSSPT
- a CDS encoding YdiU family protein, which gives rise to MPQRSLEMLTFDNTYARLPQTFYAKLNPTPFAAPPYLVHTNSVAAELIDLDPEQFERPEFAGVFGGKALAPGMDPLAMLYSGHQFGVYVPQLGDGRAILLGEATNVRGERWDLHLKGAGLTPFSRDGDGRAVLRSTIREYLCCAAMQGLGIPTTQALCLVGSDEKVYREQPETGAMLVRMAPSHVRFGTFEVFYYRKQHEHLKTLADYVIAQHFPHLRDADAQYARFFTEVVERTAKLIAQWQAVGWAHGVMNTDNMSILGLTLDYGPYGFLDDYDAGFICNHSDHNGRYAFDQQPYIGLWNLSCLAQALLPLAEKEALKAGLDAYTPQFEREYLARMRKKFGLVEEKSEDEALIRDFLALLQGNQSDYTIVFRELGAFSSVEGASNENLRDHFLDRARFNEWGMRYRNRLTCEDSRDDERHSRMDRVNPKYVLRNYLAHTAIEKAQQKDFSEIDRLFTLLQDPFTDQPGMEAYALPPPNWGKHLAVSCSS
- the ettA gene encoding energy-dependent translational throttle protein EttA; its protein translation is MATNDKQVIFSLVNVGKVYPPKRQVLREIYLGFYYGAKIGVLGLNGSGKSSLLKIIAGVDPNYTGEITRSKGYSVGLLEQEPQLDPNKTVKEVVEEGKAELVALMHEYEAVSNKIGEVGPDEMEKLLDKQAQLQEKIEAANGWELENQLDLAMDALRCPPADQKVGTLSGGEKRRVALCRLMIQEPDILLLDEPTNHLDAESVQWLEQHLQQYKGTVIAVTHDRYFLDNVAGWILELDRGHGIPFQGNYSSWLEQKKDRLEKEEKAESKRKKTLEHELEWIRMSPKARQSKGKARLNRYEELVNQKQDQVADDLEIYIPPGPRLGDVVIEANGISKAFGDNVLYENVNFNLPKGGIVGVVGPNGAGKTTMFKMIIGKEKPDAGSIKVGETVKLGYVDQDRSLDPTKSVYDVISDGQDTIKLGKAEVNARGYCARFNFAGTDQQKKVKDLSGGERNRVHLARMLKEGANLIILDEPTNDLDVNTLRALEEGLESFAGCAVISSHDRWFLDRLATHILAFEGDSKVVWFEGNYSDYEADRKRRLGKDADQPHRIRYRKLTRQ
- a CDS encoding alpha/beta fold hydrolase, which encodes MKAQPFELIGADGQHLKGDRAEGTSRHILFITGFLSKRWGNKSKALAEWCEEKGWGFCCYDVRGFGDSEGQFTDYTLSDWIADARGVLEPMKSGPPVTIVGNSLGSWIAWLIAQEFPNVEELVLVAPAFNMMGERAKTISKDRLHDWHTAGWMPWDDDPLHKDWLLSWKWVEESEAYWAKSFDIVRQVKTTILHGQDDGVISPEGSKQFANELLRRFPSYPLDLRLIPGDHRLSSPEHLALFRRIVVREA
- a CDS encoding Na(+)-translocating NADH-quinone reductase subunit A, with protein sequence MIIRIKKGLDLPITGKPEQRVHVAKPIRHVGAFGVDHIDLKPAMLVAEGDKVKLGQALFEHKKLPGVRITAPGAGVVKAIHRGAQRLLQSVVIRLDETEDEETFAAYPADQLSSLTDTQVVANLLASGLWVALRTRPYSRIPDPTTRPAAIFVTAMDTNPLAADPVPIMAAEAESFGHGLTVLSRLGRMPIWVCTSPGADLPLPQGVDHIRQASFEGPHPAGLPGTHIHFLEPVDGSTVVWHLNYQEVIAIGKLFTSGRLWTRRIVALGGPQVTQPRLLQTRLGACLEELVEDELHAGESRIISGSILSGRHAADWSSYLGRHHLQISVIPEGVERTFMGWFAPGRRMFSQSNVMLSSLFRYRREEFGLNTGLNGSLRAMVPFGNFEDVMPLDILPTQLLRYLMVGDTDMAQKLGCMELDEEDLALCSFVCVGKNDYGPVLRNVLSQIEREG
- a CDS encoding pyridoxamine 5'-phosphate oxidase family protein, with translation MSSSRQHNSGPDSDGPEVPEPSHAERAKTLVWLQQTGSLSTLSRKQPGWPFGSVMPYGLDAQGQPVFLISTMAMHTQNLLGDPRASLLVTPPESRVDPLGVARVTVMGSVTKVPKEESAEVRACYLNRHANASYWVDYQDFGFFRMAITEMYFVGGFGSMGWVTPADYVAASVDPLADEASNLIRELNTQQAETLLVLARTLGHVEAKQATVTALDRLGFHLRFTTPDRMQGGRVAFPAPVRNELEVRASLAGLADQVKAGLPILHSL